A window from Candidatus Krumholzibacteriota bacterium encodes these proteins:
- a CDS encoding BatA and WFA domain-containing protein has protein sequence MTFLNPLFLFSLLAVAVPLIVHIFSRRRVREVKFSSLLFLESSQRRSMRSVKLRRMLLLILRMAAVACIALAFSRPVIKGKSASLFPGRIPVASCILVDRSYSMGVETDRGTLFDRAALKAQEIAKSVGDEDLLIIAAVDESARKIYEGEGRDESLVLEALDEIGPSWKTTDLKSGVSAARKMLAETGLQARELYVISDFQKSSLKRKGVDERAGGKSITDVEEEKTRDFIIPLRDAPGVNVAVEDVICPSVSVHAGEAVDLEIILRNTSTARDAVVQMSVFLEGVRIINREIKLAPGERRKEEAAFTVDTRGWIRGEVRLSRDKLPHDDRKYFVLNSAEKIKVLLAGKEENFYIRQAVSPEGSMGGMLLYGKDTATITSEAVDKADVIVIGSGGELWEEDVEIIEKFIEKGGGVIVFVQQEDEEFIRRISGFTPEVRLRNKGLRRVSLKIPEKRTSLLSSFSKEELRGLSRLRFVSDIMVEGIPENHTLMSFKDESPFIWKEKAGKGTLIFVVFKPGIEGGELVVSPYFLPIVQRMITDAAGRAESECDIRVGGSAEWRAHDPDSLNCRFSGISGVGGSVELDEGEITGFTRKPGGLLIDPVNRPGFISINSKEGIVGRIAVNTEAKGESDLIYAGGSEAADSLGIEDAAVIGAEESMKRKIRRAREGREIAAVFLISAIVLLIVEILIAQGARKKNREEYVG, from the coding sequence ATGACTTTCTTAAATCCTCTTTTCTTATTTTCACTTCTTGCCGTAGCCGTACCGCTGATTGTTCATATTTTCAGCAGAAGACGCGTGAGAGAGGTTAAATTCAGCTCATTGCTCTTTCTCGAGAGCTCACAGCGGCGGAGTATGCGAAGCGTCAAGCTTAGAAGAATGCTGCTTCTGATACTGAGGATGGCCGCTGTCGCGTGTATAGCTCTGGCGTTTTCGCGCCCGGTTATTAAGGGTAAGTCAGCTTCTCTTTTCCCGGGAAGAATTCCCGTAGCATCGTGTATTCTTGTCGACAGAAGCTACAGTATGGGTGTTGAAACAGACAGGGGGACCCTTTTTGACAGGGCGGCCTTAAAAGCGCAGGAAATAGCAAAAAGTGTCGGGGATGAGGACCTGTTAATAATAGCTGCGGTGGATGAGTCGGCGCGTAAAATATACGAAGGTGAAGGAAGAGATGAATCTCTCGTCCTGGAAGCTCTTGATGAAATCGGACCTTCCTGGAAGACAACTGATTTAAAGAGCGGGGTCTCCGCGGCCAGAAAAATGTTAGCGGAAACAGGACTTCAGGCAAGGGAATTATATGTGATTTCAGATTTTCAAAAATCATCTCTTAAGAGAAAAGGAGTCGATGAAAGAGCAGGCGGGAAGAGCATTACTGATGTGGAAGAAGAAAAAACAAGAGACTTTATTATTCCATTGCGGGATGCCCCGGGGGTAAATGTTGCCGTGGAGGATGTAATCTGCCCGTCCGTCTCGGTTCACGCCGGAGAGGCTGTTGATCTTGAAATCATACTGCGTAATACATCAACCGCGAGAGACGCTGTAGTTCAAATGAGCGTGTTTCTAGAGGGAGTAAGGATAATAAACAGGGAAATAAAATTGGCCCCGGGGGAGAGAAGAAAAGAGGAAGCCGCTTTTACGGTTGACACAAGGGGGTGGATAAGGGGGGAAGTGAGATTGAGCAGGGATAAGCTCCCGCATGATGACAGGAAGTATTTTGTTCTGAACTCGGCGGAAAAGATAAAGGTCCTGCTCGCGGGAAAAGAGGAGAATTTCTATATACGGCAAGCCGTGAGCCCCGAAGGATCTATGGGCGGCATGTTGTTATACGGGAAGGATACGGCAACAATAACGAGCGAGGCAGTTGATAAGGCTGATGTAATAGTTATTGGTTCTGGCGGAGAATTATGGGAGGAGGATGTTGAAATAATAGAAAAATTTATCGAAAAAGGCGGAGGCGTGATTGTCTTTGTTCAGCAGGAAGATGAAGAATTCATCCGGAGAATCAGCGGGTTCACTCCGGAAGTTCGTTTGAGAAATAAAGGGTTGAGAAGAGTTTCTCTAAAGATTCCGGAAAAAAGAACAAGTCTTCTTTCATCTTTCAGCAAGGAGGAGTTGAGAGGCCTCTCCAGGCTGAGATTTGTAAGTGATATCATGGTCGAAGGGATACCTGAAAATCATACCCTTATGAGTTTCAAGGACGAGTCTCCTTTTATATGGAAGGAGAAGGCGGGAAAGGGCACACTTATTTTTGTGGTTTTCAAGCCCGGCATAGAAGGCGGAGAACTTGTAGTCTCTCCGTATTTCCTTCCGATTGTTCAGCGGATGATAACTGACGCGGCCGGAAGGGCTGAAAGTGAATGTGATATCAGAGTCGGCGGGAGTGCTGAGTGGAGAGCGCATGATCCGGATAGCTTGAATTGTAGATTCTCGGGAATATCAGGAGTCGGCGGCTCGGTGGAATTAGATGAAGGAGAAATAACCGGATTTACAAGAAAACCGGGGGGACTGCTTATAGATCCCGTAAATAGACCGGGATTTATATCTATAAACAGCAAAGAGGGTATAGTGGGAAGGATAGCGGTAAATACCGAGGCGAAAGGAGAATCAGACCTTATATATGCCGGTGGCTCGGAAGCGGCGGATTCTCTCGGGATTGAAGACGCCGCGGTTATAGGCGCGGAAGAAAGTATGAAAAGGAAAATCAGGAGAGCCAGAGAGGGAAGAGAGATAGCGGCAGTGTTCCTCATTTCGGCTATTGTTCTTTTGATCGTTGAAATATTGATTGCTCAGGGGGCGCGAAAGAAGAATCGGGAGGAATATGTGGGATAG
- a CDS encoding DUF58 domain-containing protein — MADNIKRETRFLKPEVVSRFGNMALKARLIVEGLIAGMHRSPYHGFSAEFAEYRRHNPGESTKFIDWKLYAKTDRYYLKVFEDETNLRATIVLDRSASMAFSSKGITKLTYASMLSAALAFLMIQQRDAVGLALFDSSINKMTLHRSVKKHLHLLLKELENITPGSKTHIADSLSSVAERIKRKGLVIVMSDFMDEPGSVLSSLKRLRHRGHETIVFHILDPMELDLDYDKEVKFVDMETGKTVRTQPRFLQAEYKRKIDAWTKWLEISCKDNRIDYNLLSVETPFDKALVSYLNKRSRLN; from the coding sequence ATGGCAGATAATATAAAGCGGGAGACCAGATTTCTCAAGCCGGAAGTTGTCAGCAGGTTCGGGAATATGGCTCTGAAAGCGAGACTCATAGTAGAGGGGCTTATAGCAGGAATGCACAGGAGCCCCTACCACGGATTCAGCGCTGAATTCGCGGAATACAGGCGTCATAATCCGGGGGAGTCCACGAAATTTATAGACTGGAAATTATACGCCAAGACAGACCGCTATTATCTAAAAGTATTTGAGGATGAAACTAATCTCAGGGCTACCATTGTGCTGGACAGAAGCGCCTCGATGGCTTTTTCAAGCAAAGGTATTACAAAACTGACTTACGCGTCCATGCTCTCAGCGGCTCTTGCCTTTTTGATGATTCAGCAGAGAGATGCCGTGGGGCTGGCCCTTTTTGACAGTAGTATTAACAAGATGACTCTACACCGGTCTGTAAAGAAACATCTTCATCTTCTGCTGAAGGAACTTGAAAATATAACACCCGGCAGTAAAACTCACATAGCAGATTCATTGAGCAGTGTTGCCGAGAGAATAAAACGAAAGGGACTGGTTATAGTGATGAGTGATTTTATGGATGAACCGGGAAGCGTTCTATCCAGTCTGAAACGGCTGCGGCACAGGGGGCACGAAACGATAGTTTTCCACATTTTAGATCCCATGGAACTTGATTTGGATTATGACAAAGAGGTCAAATTCGTAGATATGGAAACAGGAAAAACGGTCCGCACACAGCCGAGATTTCTCCAAGCGGAATATAAAAGAAAGATCGATGCGTGGACAAAATGGCTCGAGATAAGTTGTAAAGATAATAGAATTGATTACAATCTTCTTTCGGTAGAAACTCCGTTTGACAAAGCCCTGGTTTCATACTTGAATAAAAGATCCAGATTGAATTAA
- a CDS encoding MoxR family ATPase, whose protein sequence is MDDKQLLEKFEDAYGKLRDEISRIIIGQDEVIIQLLTALFSGGHCLLVGVPGLAKTLLVSTVAKCLNLQFSRVQFTPDLMPGDIIGTEVLEEDKTTGNRVFRFLKGPVFTNVLLADEINRTPPKTQAALLQAMQELEVTIGGKTHKLNMPFFVLATQNPIELEGTYPLPEAQLDRFMFDIRVDYPSEQQELEIIETTTSRDAEEPESVLDAEEIMEIRGLIRKVPVSRDVLRFAVGLTRISRGRDVKKIGRYLSWGAGPRAGQYLILAAKTRAVLMGRTTPEIRDIRAVAHPVLRHRLVTNFHAEADGVSTDELIEMLLEAAESWNIAGER, encoded by the coding sequence ATGGATGACAAACAGCTTCTGGAGAAATTCGAGGATGCTTACGGTAAACTAAGAGATGAAATCAGCCGGATAATTATAGGTCAGGATGAGGTGATTATACAGCTCTTGACAGCCCTGTTCTCAGGCGGGCATTGCCTGCTTGTCGGTGTTCCGGGACTCGCAAAGACGCTCCTGGTTTCAACTGTGGCTAAGTGCCTGAACCTTCAGTTCTCCAGGGTTCAATTCACACCGGATCTAATGCCCGGAGATATTATCGGCACCGAAGTGCTGGAAGAAGATAAAACAACTGGAAACCGGGTTTTCAGATTTCTCAAAGGTCCGGTATTTACGAATGTTCTGCTGGCCGATGAAATAAACCGTACTCCGCCAAAGACTCAGGCGGCACTACTTCAAGCCATGCAGGAACTGGAAGTAACGATCGGCGGAAAAACTCACAAACTGAATATGCCTTTCTTCGTTCTTGCCACACAGAATCCAATTGAGCTTGAAGGGACATATCCGCTTCCTGAAGCTCAGCTGGACAGGTTTATGTTTGATATAAGGGTTGACTACCCTTCTGAGCAGCAGGAGCTTGAAATAATAGAAACAACTACTTCCAGGGATGCCGAAGAACCCGAAAGTGTTTTAGACGCTGAAGAAATAATGGAGATAAGGGGATTAATAAGAAAAGTGCCGGTTTCCAGAGATGTTCTCCGGTTTGCGGTAGGTCTCACCAGGATAAGCAGGGGAAGAGACGTAAAGAAAATCGGCAGGTACCTCTCCTGGGGAGCTGGGCCGAGAGCGGGTCAATACCTTATTCTGGCGGCTAAAACCAGAGCTGTATTGATGGGAAGGACAACCCCGGAAATTCGGGATATAAGAGCTGTGGCTCATCCCGTGCTTCGTCACAGACTTGTGACAAATTTCCATGCCGAGGCTGACGGAGTATCGACAGATGAACTGATTGAAATGCTGCTTGAAGCGGCGGAAAGCTGGAATATAGCGGGAGAAAGGTAA
- a CDS encoding Hsp20/alpha crystallin family protein → MGLIRFRPSSGLTAKEDSFNRILDSFFGFNNIAEPNKEAYFTPRVNIKENDNSFEISAELPGMNKEEISIEVQDGALAIRGEKNFKKEKENDNYHILERSHGRFERTFRLPEHVDIEKIDAEYNDGVLKVNIPKTEHAKPREVKINVK, encoded by the coding sequence ATGGGACTTATAAGGTTTAGACCATCAAGCGGCCTTACGGCAAAAGAGGACAGCTTCAACCGGATTCTTGACAGCTTCTTTGGTTTCAATAATATTGCGGAGCCTAATAAAGAGGCTTATTTTACTCCACGGGTAAACATCAAGGAAAATGATAACAGCTTCGAAATATCCGCGGAGCTTCCGGGCATGAACAAAGAAGAAATATCTATTGAGGTTCAGGATGGCGCCCTGGCAATAAGGGGTGAAAAGAACTTTAAAAAAGAGAAGGAAAACGACAACTATCACATCCTGGAAAGGAGCCACGGCAGGTTCGAAAGGACATTCCGGCTTCCCGAGCATGTAGATATTGAAAAGATCGACGCCGAATACAATGACGGGGTCCTTAAGGTTAACATCCCTAAGACGGAACACGCTAAACCCAGGGAGGTTAAAATTAACGTCAAGTAA
- a CDS encoding polymer-forming cytoskeletal protein, whose protein sequence is MFKKEGEKMANEGKMNSIFGKGCKISGTVEVKEGTLRIDGEFEGNVDCPGTLVVGKGGNVKADIKVKNVVVGGTVVGNIEADEKIELQAGSRLEGDIKTKRLVIDEGVFFEGSCNMSPEGGVDKGKSEGNKAEPIEKMNKKSSYLDR, encoded by the coding sequence ATGTTTAAGAAGGAAGGTGAAAAGATGGCGAACGAAGGAAAGATGAACTCGATTTTCGGAAAAGGATGCAAGATTTCCGGGACAGTTGAAGTCAAGGAAGGCACGTTGAGGATAGACGGAGAATTTGAAGGAAATGTCGATTGTCCGGGAACTTTGGTTGTAGGGAAGGGGGGGAATGTCAAGGCCGATATTAAGGTAAAAAATGTCGTCGTAGGCGGCACCGTAGTTGGAAATATCGAGGCGGATGAAAAGATAGAGCTTCAGGCGGGGTCAAGGCTTGAAGGGGATATAAAGACCAAGAGGCTTGTTATAGATGAAGGTGTTTTCTTTGAGGGGTCGTGCAATATGAGCCCGGAGGGCGGAGTAGATAAAGGGAAAAGTGAAGGAAATAAGGCAGAACCCATAGAAAAAATGAATAAGAAGAGTTCATATTTGGATAGATAG